In a single window of the Streptococcus ilei genome:
- a CDS encoding DUF1697 domain-containing protein, translating into MMRFALLVRGINVGGKNKVVMAQLRQELTELGLEQVETYINSGNIFFTTGLSRSQLLECLSTFFETHYPFIERFSLLSRKDYEAECANLPQWWTEEMARKDVLFYTEGLDRESLEEKLLALKLGDEVLHFGKLAVFWGKFSEASYAKTAYHKHLMKMPFYREITIRNANTFDKIGRLLKK; encoded by the coding sequence ATGATGCGCTTTGCTCTCCTCGTAAGAGGAATCAATGTTGGCGGCAAAAACAAGGTGGTCATGGCTCAACTTCGTCAAGAATTGACGGAGCTGGGATTGGAACAAGTGGAAACCTACATCAACAGTGGCAATATCTTCTTTACGACAGGTCTTTCTCGATCTCAGTTATTAGAGTGCCTGTCGACCTTCTTTGAAACACATTATCCCTTTATTGAACGCTTTTCTCTGCTGAGTCGAAAAGACTATGAAGCAGAATGTGCAAACTTACCGCAATGGTGGACAGAAGAGATGGCTCGCAAGGATGTGCTCTTTTACACCGAGGGCTTGGATAGGGAATCCCTAGAAGAGAAGTTGCTTGCTTTGAAGCTAGGGGATGAAGTGCTCCACTTTGGCAAGCTAGCTGTTTTCTGGGGGAAATTCTCAGAAGCAAGCTACGCTAAAACCGCCTACCACAAACATCTGATGAAGATGCCTTTCTATCGTGAGATCACTATTCGCAACGCTAACACCTTTGACAAAATTGGTAGATTACTTAAGAAATAA
- a CDS encoding phosphopentomutase translates to MSKFNRIHLVVLDSVGIGAAPDANNFVNAGVPDGASDTLGHISKAVGLNVPNMAKLGLGNIPREQALKTVPAESNPTGYATKLEEVSLGKDTMTGHWEIMGLNITEPFDTFWNGFPEEILTKIEEFSGRKVIREANKPYSGTAVIDDFGPRQMETGELIIYTSADPVLQIAAHEDIIPLDELYRICEYARSITLERPALLGRIIARPYVGEPGNFTRTANRRDLAVSPFAPTVLDKLNEAGIDTYAVGKINDIFNGAGINHDMGHNKSNSHGIDNLIKAMKSEDFKHGFSFTNLVDFDALYGHRRDPHGYRDCLHEFDERLPEIIAAMKEDDLLMITADHGNDPTYAGTDHTREYIPFLAYSPSFKGSGLIPVGHFADISATVADNFGVEKAMIGESFLDKLV, encoded by the coding sequence ATGTCAAAATTTAATCGTATTCACTTGGTGGTACTAGATTCTGTAGGGATCGGAGCAGCTCCAGATGCTAATAACTTTGTCAATGCTGGTGTGCCTGACGGCGCATCTGACACACTTGGACACATCTCAAAAGCAGTTGGTTTGAATGTGCCAAACATGGCAAAACTTGGTCTTGGAAATATTCCGCGTGAACAAGCCTTGAAGACTGTTCCAGCTGAGAGCAATCCAACTGGTTACGCTACGAAGTTAGAAGAAGTCTCTCTTGGAAAAGATACCATGACAGGTCACTGGGAAATCATGGGTCTTAATATTACAGAACCCTTTGATACTTTCTGGAATGGATTCCCAGAAGAAATCTTGACAAAAATCGAAGAATTCTCAGGTCGCAAGGTCATCCGCGAAGCCAACAAACCTTATTCTGGTACAGCTGTTATCGATGACTTCGGACCACGCCAAATGGAAACTGGCGAGTTGATCATCTATACATCAGCTGACCCTGTTCTTCAAATCGCAGCGCACGAAGACATCATTCCTTTGGATGAACTTTACCGTATCTGCGAATATGCTCGTTCCATCACTTTGGAACGTCCAGCTCTTCTCGGTCGGATCATTGCTCGTCCTTACGTTGGTGAGCCTGGAAACTTCACTCGTACGGCTAACCGTCGTGACTTGGCTGTTTCACCATTTGCTCCAACTGTTTTGGACAAATTGAACGAAGCTGGTATCGATACCTATGCAGTTGGTAAGATCAACGATATCTTCAACGGTGCTGGTATCAACCACGATATGGGCCACAACAAATCAAACAGCCACGGTATTGACAACTTGATCAAAGCTATGAAATCAGAAGACTTTAAACATGGTTTCTCATTCACTAACTTGGTGGACTTTGATGCTCTTTACGGTCACCGTCGTGATCCACATGGTTACCGTGATTGCTTGCATGAGTTCGATGAGCGCTTGCCAGAAATCATCGCTGCAATGAAAGAAGACGATCTCTTGATGATTACGGCTGACCATGGTAACGACCCAACATACGCTGGTACTGATCATACTCGTGAATACATCCCATTCTTGGCTTACAGCCCATCTTTCAAAGGTAGCGGCTTGATTCCAGTTGGTCACTTTGCGGATATCTCAGCTACTGTGGCGGACAACTTTGGTGTTGAGAAAGCCATGATCGGAGAAAGCTTCTTAGATAAATTGGTTTAA
- the deoD gene encoding purine-nucleoside phosphorylase, producing MSIHIAAKQGEIADKILLPGDPLRAKFIAENFLEDAVCFNEVRNMFGYTGTYKGHRVSVMGTGMGMPSISIYARELIVDYGVKKLIRVGTAGSLNGDVHVRELVLAQAAATNSNIIRNDWPMYDFPQIASFDLLDKAYHIANDLGMTTHVGNVLSSDVFYSNYFEKNLELGKWGVKAVEMEAAALYYLAAQHHVDALAIMTISDSLVNPEEDTTAEERQNTFTDMMKVGLETLIAD from the coding sequence ATGTCTATCCATATTGCTGCTAAGCAGGGTGAAATTGCTGATAAAATTCTCCTTCCTGGAGATCCTCTTCGTGCGAAATTTATCGCTGAGAACTTTTTAGAAGACGCTGTTTGCTTCAACGAAGTTCGGAACATGTTTGGTTACACGGGTACCTACAAGGGTCATCGTGTATCTGTCATGGGGACTGGAATGGGGATGCCATCCATCTCTATCTATGCGCGTGAGTTGATCGTAGACTACGGTGTGAAGAAATTGATCCGTGTGGGTACCGCTGGTTCTTTAAATGGCGATGTCCATGTCCGTGAATTGGTCTTGGCCCAAGCAGCAGCTACCAACTCAAACATTATCCGCAATGACTGGCCTATGTATGATTTCCCACAAATCGCTAGCTTTGATTTGTTAGATAAAGCCTACCACATTGCCAATGACCTTGGCATGACTACGCACGTCGGCAATGTCTTGTCTTCTGATGTCTTCTATTCAAACTACTTTGAAAAGAACTTAGAGCTTGGTAAGTGGGGTGTGAAAGCTGTAGAAATGGAAGCAGCAGCTCTCTACTATCTTGCCGCTCAACACCATGTTGATGCCCTTGCCATCATGACCATTTCTGATAGCTTGGTCAATCCAGAAGAAGATACGACAGCTGAAGAACGTCAAAACACTTTCACAGATATGATGAAAGTTGGTCTTGAAACCTTGATTGCAGACTAA
- the rpiA gene encoding ribose-5-phosphate isomerase RpiA: MVNLKEQVGIKAAEFVKDGMIVGLGTGSTAYYFVAELGRRIKEEGLKITAVTTSSVTYEQAEGLGIPLKAIDDVEVVDLTVDGADEVDLALNGIKGGGGALLMEKIVATNSKDCIWIVDESKQVETLGAFKLPVEVVQYGAENLFRHFEKKGYSPAYREKDGQRFVTDQGNYIIDLDLKVIQDAEALANELDHTVGVVEHGLFLNMISKVIVGTPEGPVIIEKWVSLERGRV; encoded by the coding sequence ATGGTAAACCTAAAAGAACAGGTTGGCATTAAGGCGGCTGAGTTTGTTAAAGACGGCATGATTGTCGGTCTTGGTACAGGGTCAACTGCTTATTATTTTGTGGCTGAATTGGGGCGTCGCATCAAGGAAGAAGGATTGAAGATTACAGCTGTTACGACTTCAAGCGTGACCTATGAGCAGGCAGAAGGCTTGGGAATTCCGCTAAAAGCGATTGACGATGTAGAAGTGGTTGACTTAACTGTAGATGGTGCGGATGAAGTAGACCTAGCTTTGAATGGGATCAAAGGTGGAGGCGGTGCCCTCTTGATGGAGAAAATTGTTGCAACCAACTCAAAAGACTGCATCTGGATTGTCGATGAGTCAAAACAAGTGGAAACGCTTGGTGCCTTTAAACTGCCAGTAGAAGTCGTTCAATACGGAGCAGAGAATCTTTTCCGTCATTTTGAGAAGAAGGGCTATTCTCCAGCTTATCGTGAAAAGGATGGTCAACGCTTTGTCACCGACCAAGGCAACTATATCATTGACTTGGATCTCAAGGTGATTCAGGATGCGGAAGCTCTGGCCAATGAACTGGATCACACCGTAGGGGTTGTAGAGCACGGTTTGTTCTTGAACATGATTTCAAAAGTGATCGTAGGGACACCAGAAGGCCCTGTCATCATCGAAAAATGGGTTTCTCTAGAGAGGGGCCGGGTTTAA
- the mnmE gene encoding tRNA uridine-5-carboxymethylaminomethyl(34) synthesis GTPase MnmE, with protein sequence MITREFDTIAAISTPLGEGAIGIVRLSGTDSFKIAQKIFKGKDLSNVASHTLNYGHIVDPDKDEILDEVMVGAMRSPKTFTREDIIEINTHGGIAVTNEILQLVIREGARLAEPGEFTKRAFLNGRVDLTQAEAVMDIIRAKTDKAMNIAVKQLDGSLSDLINNTRQEILNTLAQVEVNIDYPEYDDVEEATTEIIREKTTEFEALLTNLLKTARRGKILREGISTAIIGRPNVGKSSLLNNLLREEKAIVTDIEGTTRDVIEEYVNINGVPLKLVDTAGIRETEDIVERIGVERSRKALKEADLVLLVLNASEPLTDQDRQLLEISQDSNRIILLNKVDLPEKIEIDQLPEDYIKISVLKNQNIDQIEDRINALFFENAGLVEQDATYLSNARHISLIEKAVESLQAVNEGLAMGMPVDLLQVDLTRTWEILGEITGDAAPDELITQLFSQFCLGK encoded by the coding sequence ATGATTACTAGAGAATTTGATACCATCGCTGCTATCTCGACGCCACTCGGTGAGGGAGCAATCGGGATTGTCCGCCTAAGCGGGACAGACAGCTTTAAAATTGCACAAAAGATCTTTAAAGGAAAAGATTTAAGCAACGTGGCCAGCCACACCCTCAACTACGGCCACATCGTAGATCCAGATAAGGATGAGATTCTGGATGAAGTCATGGTCGGTGCTATGCGCTCTCCTAAGACCTTCACTCGAGAAGATATCATCGAGATCAATACCCACGGTGGGATTGCGGTGACCAACGAAATCCTGCAATTGGTGATTCGCGAAGGCGCTCGATTAGCTGAGCCTGGTGAATTTACCAAGCGGGCCTTCTTGAATGGTCGTGTCGATTTGACCCAGGCTGAGGCGGTCATGGATATTATCCGCGCCAAGACCGACAAGGCTATGAATATCGCAGTCAAACAGTTGGATGGATCCCTATCTGATCTCATCAACAACACGCGCCAAGAGATCCTCAATACTCTGGCTCAGGTCGAAGTCAACATCGACTATCCTGAGTACGACGATGTCGAGGAAGCAACCACTGAGATCATCCGCGAAAAGACCACTGAGTTTGAAGCCCTCTTGACCAACCTCCTCAAGACAGCTCGCCGTGGTAAGATTCTTCGCGAGGGGATTTCTACTGCTATCATCGGGCGACCAAATGTCGGCAAGTCTAGCCTTCTGAACAACCTCCTGCGCGAGGAAAAAGCCATCGTGACCGATATCGAAGGGACGACCCGTGACGTCATCGAGGAATACGTCAATATCAATGGTGTTCCCCTCAAGCTGGTCGATACAGCCGGTATCCGGGAGACAGAGGATATCGTCGAACGCATTGGTGTGGAACGCTCTCGGAAAGCCCTCAAAGAAGCTGATCTGGTCCTCCTGGTTCTCAATGCTAGCGAGCCTCTGACTGATCAAGACCGGCAGCTCCTTGAGATCTCACAAGACAGCAACCGCATCATTCTCCTCAACAAGGTCGATCTCCCAGAGAAGATTGAAATCGACCAACTGCCAGAAGATTACATCAAGATTTCGGTTCTGAAAAATCAAAATATCGATCAAATCGAAGACCGTATTAATGCCCTCTTCTTTGAAAATGCTGGCTTAGTAGAGCAAGATGCTACTTACCTCTCCAATGCCCGCCACATCTCTCTCATTGAGAAAGCCGTTGAAAGCCTCCAAGCAGTTAACGAAGGCCTGGCTATGGGCATGCCAGTGGACCTGCTTCAAGTCGATCTGACCCGCACTTGGGAAATTCTCGGAGAAATCACAGGAGATGCTGCACCAGACGAGCTCATCACCCAACTCTTCAGTCAATTCTGTCTTGGAAAATAA
- a CDS encoding PrsW family glutamic-type intramembrane protease, producing MKRKSILFLFLFLLSIGLAYETQSITAGWMTGSQYGIIGISVLLLLVYAIPAVWALFHFAKKWKLSWIPVLFSLLGGGFIAGWLSSFANTYFHEMIQAVAPNSDFWNQYESAIAGPLFEEPFKLIPIFFVLYLFNVRRIKSIFLLAIASGLGFQIVEDFAYIRQDMPEGFSYAVSGILGRIMNGVVSHWVYTALFMVGLYLILQATKGRKELMLTGWFYFISGFGLHFVGNSPFGQIETELPLAIPFLTAVGLFLIYQAYLTVQSLDQGN from the coding sequence ATGAAACGCAAATCGATTTTGTTTCTATTTTTATTCTTGCTCTCGATTGGTCTGGCCTATGAGACGCAGTCTATCACAGCTGGTTGGATGACTGGATCCCAGTATGGGATCATTGGTATCTCTGTCCTCTTGCTTCTAGTATACGCGATTCCTGCTGTTTGGGCTCTCTTTCATTTCGCGAAGAAGTGGAAGTTGTCCTGGATTCCGGTTCTTTTTTCTCTCCTAGGTGGGGGCTTTATCGCAGGTTGGTTATCTAGTTTTGCCAATACCTATTTCCATGAGATGATTCAAGCGGTAGCGCCAAATAGCGATTTTTGGAACCAGTATGAGAGTGCCATCGCAGGACCACTCTTTGAGGAACCCTTCAAGTTGATTCCGATCTTCTTTGTCCTCTACTTGTTCAATGTACGTAGGATCAAATCCATCTTCCTTTTAGCGATTGCATCTGGTCTTGGTTTCCAGATTGTGGAGGACTTTGCCTATATCCGTCAAGACATGCCAGAAGGCTTCTCATACGCAGTATCTGGTATCCTAGGTCGGATTATGAATGGGGTCGTATCACACTGGGTCTACACAGCCCTCTTCATGGTGGGTCTCTACTTGATCCTTCAAGCGACAAAAGGTCGCAAGGAGTTGATGCTGACGGGTTGGTTCTATTTTATTTCTGGCTTTGGCCTTCACTTTGTCGGCAATTCACCATTTGGCCAAATCGAGACAGAACTCCCTCTCGCCATTCCATTCTTGACAGCAGTAGGACTCTTCTTGATTTATCAAGCCTACCTCACTGTCCAAAGTCTGGACCAAGGAAATTAA
- a CDS encoding purine-nucleoside phosphorylase: protein MTFLDKINETAAFLKGKGVEAPEFGLILGSGLGELAEEIENAVVVDYSDIPNWGQSTVVGHAGKLVYGDLAGRKVLALQGRFHFYEGNPLEVVTFPVRVMKVLGCEGVLVTNAAGGIGFGPGTLMAITDHINMTGQNPLIGENLDDFGPRFPDMSKAYTPAYREIAHKVADKLGIKLDDGVYIGVTGPTYETPAEIRAYKTLGADAVGMSTVPEVIIAAHSGLKVLGISCITNFAAGFQEELNHEEVVEVTERVKGDFKGLLKAILAEL, encoded by the coding sequence ATGACATTTTTAGATAAAATCAATGAAACAGCTGCTTTTTTGAAAGGCAAGGGAGTAGAAGCGCCTGAGTTTGGTCTAATCCTTGGTTCAGGTCTTGGTGAACTTGCTGAAGAAATCGAAAATGCTGTCGTAGTAGACTACTCTGACATTCCAAACTGGGGTCAATCAACAGTGGTCGGACACGCTGGTAAATTGGTTTATGGTGATCTTGCTGGACGTAAGGTATTGGCGCTTCAAGGTCGTTTCCACTTCTACGAAGGAAACCCATTGGAAGTGGTGACTTTCCCAGTTCGTGTCATGAAAGTGTTAGGATGTGAAGGGGTTCTTGTAACCAACGCTGCAGGTGGTATCGGCTTCGGTCCTGGTACCTTGATGGCTATCACTGACCACATCAACATGACAGGTCAAAACCCATTAATCGGTGAAAACTTGGATGACTTTGGTCCTCGTTTCCCTGATATGTCGAAAGCTTACACTCCAGCCTACCGCGAAATCGCCCACAAAGTAGCTGACAAACTTGGCATCAAATTGGATGATGGAGTTTATATTGGTGTGACAGGTCCTACCTACGAAACTCCAGCTGAAATCCGTGCGTACAAGACACTTGGCGCTGATGCTGTAGGTATGTCAACCGTTCCTGAAGTCATCATTGCGGCTCACTCTGGCTTGAAGGTTCTTGGGATTTCATGTATTACCAACTTTGCGGCTGGTTTCCAAGAAGAGCTCAACCATGAAGAAGTGGTAGAAGTCACTGAGCGCGTTAAAGGAGACTTCAAAGGCTTGCTGAAAGCGATTCTTGCTGAATTGTAA